A region of Granulibacter bethesdensis DNA encodes the following proteins:
- a CDS encoding phosphoserine transaminase has protein sequence MVLSAKPVQRPANPQFSSGPCTKHPGWSLAALDVSLLGRNHRMVAPKARLNEVIRRSHALLELPADWIVGLVPASDTGAVEMALWSMLGTRGVDVLAWETFTEMWAVDVATQLNLTDYRLFRAPWGELPDLSAVDALNRDIVFAWNGTAAGVKMPNANWIPADRKGLTICDATSAAFAMELPWDKLDVVTWSWQKVLGGEAAHGMIALSPRAVERLLTFHAPRPLPKIFRLTEPGPDGKPRLIDSIFQGETINTPSMLCVEDAMSAIAWAEQLGGVKALIARSRANFAAVERWVARTPWIDFLAKNPATRATTSITLRPVSPWFTALDAAEQAAATKQMVSLIEAEGAGFDFANYRDAPAGFRIWGGATVETADIECLLGWIDWAYAQVQSEYVQKAA, from the coding sequence ATGGTTCTCTCAGCGAAGCCGGTCCAGCGTCCGGCCAATCCGCAATTTTCCTCCGGCCCATGCACCAAGCATCCGGGTTGGTCGCTCGCGGCGCTGGATGTATCCCTATTGGGTCGTAACCACCGTATGGTCGCGCCGAAGGCCCGTCTGAACGAGGTAATCCGCCGCAGCCACGCCCTGCTTGAGCTTCCCGCCGACTGGATCGTCGGGTTGGTTCCTGCCTCCGATACCGGGGCGGTGGAAATGGCGCTCTGGTCGATGCTCGGGACGCGTGGTGTGGATGTGCTGGCCTGGGAAACCTTTACCGAAATGTGGGCTGTGGATGTCGCCACACAGCTTAATCTGACCGATTATCGGCTGTTCCGCGCTCCATGGGGTGAATTGCCTGATCTGTCGGCAGTCGATGCCCTTAACCGTGATATCGTCTTCGCCTGGAACGGCACTGCTGCCGGGGTAAAAATGCCCAATGCGAACTGGATCCCGGCTGACCGCAAGGGCCTGACGATCTGCGATGCGACCTCGGCTGCATTTGCGATGGAATTGCCATGGGACAAGCTCGATGTCGTCACATGGTCCTGGCAGAAAGTGCTGGGTGGAGAAGCTGCGCATGGCATGATCGCGCTGTCGCCTCGCGCGGTCGAGCGTTTGCTGACCTTCCATGCTCCGCGCCCCCTGCCGAAGATTTTCCGTCTGACCGAGCCCGGTCCGGATGGTAAACCCCGCTTGATTGATAGTATTTTCCAGGGTGAGACCATTAATACCCCCTCCATGCTTTGCGTCGAGGATGCGATGTCAGCCATCGCATGGGCGGAGCAACTTGGTGGCGTGAAGGCACTGATCGCACGCAGCCGGGCGAATTTCGCGGCGGTGGAACGCTGGGTTGCCCGCACTCCGTGGATTGATTTCCTTGCGAAAAACCCGGCCACACGCGCCACGACCTCCATTACCCTTCGTCCTGTGTCACCATGGTTTACCGCGCTGGATGCAGCGGAACAGGCTGCGGCGACAAAGCAGATGGTGTCGTTGATCGAGGCGGAAGGGGCCGGGTTCGACTTCGCCAATTATCGTGATGCCCCTGCCGGGTTCCGCATCTGGGGTGGCGCCACAGTTGAAACGGCTGATATCGAATGTCTGCTGGGCTGGATCGACTGGGCCTATGCTCAGGTGCAGTCTGAATACGTGCAAAAGGCTGCGTGA
- a CDS encoding peroxiredoxin — MKLPAWLAPGFLAGWVALTGLATGFLPGSAQAELAEGQQAPDFSLEAALAGKTFRFSLAEALRSGPVVVYFYPAAFTSGCTREAHDFAEAMPRFKSQHATVIGVSGDTMTTLEKFSDSACGGKFAVAADPDRTVLRQYRVLPDALSTHATRTSYVIVPAAAGQPGRIIYVYTDDNPEKHVSNTLNALQQWQSHPSGHEEQVREH; from the coding sequence ATGAAGCTTCCAGCCTGGTTGGCTCCCGGTTTTCTCGCGGGATGGGTTGCTCTGACGGGGTTGGCAACCGGCTTTTTGCCCGGCTCGGCACAGGCGGAACTGGCGGAAGGACAGCAGGCCCCCGATTTTTCTCTGGAGGCTGCGCTGGCCGGAAAGACCTTCCGCTTTTCTCTGGCCGAGGCACTCAGGAGCGGGCCGGTGGTGGTTTATTTCTACCCGGCTGCCTTTACCTCCGGCTGTACGCGGGAGGCCCATGACTTCGCGGAGGCCATGCCCCGTTTCAAGTCTCAGCATGCCACGGTCATCGGGGTATCAGGGGATACGATGACGACCCTGGAAAAATTCTCTGACTCCGCGTGTGGGGGGAAGTTTGCAGTGGCAGCGGACCCGGATCGTACTGTGCTGAGGCAGTACCGGGTGCTTCCCGATGCGCTCAGCACGCATGCTACCCGCACATCATATGTGATCGTGCCGGCTGCTGCTGGCCAGCCCGGGCGGATCATCTATGTCTACACGGATGATAATCCGGAGAAACATGTTTCCAATACCCTGAATGCCTTGCAGCAATGGCAGTCTCACCCCTCAGGACATGAGGAACAGGTCAGGGAACACTGA
- a CDS encoding lipid kinase encodes MSDKAAFSPPRRAALFINQKSRKGRNAADRVITALETHGIQVEIPSWHDPDDIHHTLRRLHGSIDCAVIGGGDGTLNAAAPALMETQLPFGIIPLGTANDLARTLDIPANPEQAARIIAQGKRRLIDLGEVNGVPFFNVASIGFGVALTRALTSDSKKRFGIFGYPIAALRVARRLRPFHAEIRHGGTTTVTKTLHLAIGNGRHYGGGMTVSADASIDDGKLDVWSLEVDSAWGLIRLLPALWRGTQGRWREVITLSEEALEVHTRHPRSINTDGEITTRTPADFIVRRQAVCVFVP; translated from the coding sequence ATGAGTGATAAGGCCGCGTTTTCACCACCACGGCGCGCCGCCCTGTTCATCAATCAGAAAAGCCGCAAGGGGCGAAATGCTGCTGATCGCGTGATCACCGCACTGGAAACCCACGGGATACAGGTCGAAATACCGTCCTGGCATGATCCCGACGACATCCACCACACACTGCGCAGGCTGCACGGTTCCATCGATTGTGCCGTGATCGGCGGTGGCGATGGCACACTGAATGCCGCCGCCCCCGCTCTGATGGAGACACAGCTCCCTTTCGGCATTATCCCTCTGGGCACTGCGAATGATCTGGCCCGCACGCTGGACATCCCTGCCAATCCGGAGCAGGCGGCCCGCATCATAGCGCAGGGCAAACGGCGTCTGATCGATCTGGGCGAAGTCAATGGAGTACCATTTTTCAATGTTGCCAGTATCGGGTTCGGCGTTGCCCTGACCCGTGCGCTGACCAGCGACTCGAAAAAACGGTTTGGAATATTCGGCTATCCGATCGCGGCCCTGCGTGTCGCACGGCGTCTGCGTCCTTTCCACGCTGAAATCCGGCATGGTGGAACGACGACAGTCACTAAAACACTTCATCTGGCTATCGGTAATGGGCGCCATTATGGCGGAGGAATGACGGTCAGCGCAGATGCCTCCATCGATGACGGCAAGCTGGATGTCTGGAGTCTGGAAGTTGACAGCGCATGGGGGCTGATCCGCCTGTTACCGGCCCTGTGGCGTGGAACACAGGGGCGCTGGCGTGAAGTCATCACCCTGTCAGAAGAGGCGCTGGAGGTACACACCAGACATCCTCGCAGCATCAATACGGATGGTGAGATCACGACACGCACGCCCGCTGATTTTATTGTCAGGCGTCAGGCAGTGTGCGTGTTCGTCCCGTAA
- a CDS encoding exopolysaccharide biosynthesis protein, which produces MKNLYGIVDGSADPASSRIGLGALSDHAGSSGPGLILLLLGLAMLIPGPAPVFGAATCIISISLIIRGDHLWMPDFLRRRSMARHDINAVLKRLERPLNWLGRHSRPGWLWAMDGIWQKLTGLACLSNAILIILPIPLGNMLPAAAMLVSATGVFVQDGRWIAVGWFMTLVALVADIALVMLGYTAILHLIGLAS; this is translated from the coding sequence GTGAAAAACCTCTATGGCATCGTTGATGGCAGTGCCGATCCCGCCAGCAGCCGGATCGGGCTGGGCGCCCTGTCCGATCATGCGGGCAGCAGCGGGCCGGGGCTGATCCTGTTGCTGCTCGGGCTGGCCATGCTGATACCGGGGCCAGCACCCGTTTTCGGGGCCGCTACCTGTATCATCTCCATCAGCCTGATTATACGCGGCGATCATCTCTGGATGCCGGATTTTCTCCGTCGCAGAAGCATGGCAAGACACGATATCAATGCCGTCCTTAAACGCCTGGAGCGGCCTTTGAACTGGCTGGGCCGTCACAGCAGACCGGGCTGGCTCTGGGCCATGGACGGGATATGGCAGAAGCTGACCGGGCTGGCCTGCCTGAGCAATGCAATTCTGATTATCCTGCCCATTCCACTGGGCAATATGCTCCCCGCGGCCGCCATGCTGGTCTCTGCTACCGGTGTCTTCGTCCAGGATGGGCGTTGGATCGCAGTAGGCTGGTTCATGACTCTGGTAGCGCTGGTGGCCGATATTGCGCTGGTGATGCTCGGCTACACCGCCATCCTCCATCTGATCGGACTGGCATCATGA
- a CDS encoding ATP phosphoribosyltransferase regulatory subunit, with protein sequence MSDITSNKALLPSGLRDLLPPEAEAEAVCVESLMGVFSAHGYRRVKPPLIEFEETLFAGAGGAVSDQSFRLMDPDSHRMMAVRPDITPQIARIATTRLAEAARPLRLCYAGECVRVSPGSLSADRQVSQAGIELIGVDTPSADAELILVAREALAATGLTRVSFDLTLPALVPVLLGQAGQEDSSLKPLLHALDRKDAAEVKKQADRIVGPAIADILGDLLLSAGPVDGALAALQRAALPDEAQALAERLAATVGEIRASAPDLRLTVDPVEFRGFRYHTGICMTVYAPGGGAPGVGQELGGGGRYMCQGEAGPESASGLTLYPEAILMAVASKHRPVRVYVPVGANADRAAALRRQGFVTVAALDGVAGAHASDHFVAARQQGCVHVLADSALVAVPDAGDS encoded by the coding sequence ATGAGCGACATCACATCCAATAAGGCGCTGCTCCCGTCGGGACTGCGCGATCTGCTGCCTCCCGAGGCGGAGGCAGAGGCCGTTTGCGTAGAATCCCTGATGGGGGTTTTCTCGGCGCATGGTTATCGCCGGGTCAAACCGCCCCTGATAGAGTTCGAAGAAACCCTGTTCGCCGGAGCGGGGGGGGCTGTATCAGATCAGTCTTTCCGGCTGATGGATCCGGACAGCCACCGGATGATGGCTGTCAGACCCGATATCACACCCCAGATTGCGCGCATCGCTACCACAAGGCTGGCCGAGGCTGCTCGCCCGTTGCGGCTGTGCTATGCCGGGGAATGTGTGCGGGTCAGCCCCGGTTCCCTTTCCGCCGACCGTCAGGTTTCTCAGGCCGGGATAGAATTGATCGGGGTTGATACTCCCTCTGCCGATGCGGAGCTTATTCTGGTCGCGCGGGAGGCTCTGGCGGCAACTGGCCTTACGCGGGTCAGTTTCGATCTGACGCTGCCTGCTCTGGTGCCGGTGCTGCTGGGTCAGGCCGGGCAGGAAGATAGCAGCCTGAAACCCCTGCTGCATGCGTTGGATCGCAAGGATGCGGCCGAGGTGAAGAAACAGGCCGATCGCATTGTCGGGCCTGCTATCGCCGATATTCTGGGTGATCTGCTGTTATCTGCCGGTCCCGTAGACGGTGCGCTCGCCGCCCTGCAACGGGCCGCGTTGCCGGATGAGGCACAGGCTCTGGCCGAACGTCTGGCGGCAACGGTGGGCGAAATCCGCGCCAGCGCACCTGATCTCCGCCTTACGGTCGATCCTGTCGAATTCCGTGGTTTCCGCTATCACACAGGTATCTGCATGACGGTTTATGCCCCCGGAGGCGGTGCACCCGGTGTGGGTCAGGAGCTGGGTGGCGGTGGCCGCTATATGTGTCAGGGGGAAGCCGGTCCGGAATCTGCATCAGGCCTGACCCTGTATCCGGAAGCCATTCTGATGGCAGTCGCCTCCAAGCATCGCCCTGTCCGTGTATATGTTCCGGTTGGTGCCAATGCGGATCGCGCTGCGGCATTGCGGCGTCAGGGCTTTGTGACGGTGGCGGCGCTGGATGGTGTTGCCGGCGCTCATGCATCGGATCACTTCGTAGCGGCACGGCAGCAGGGCTGTGTGCATGTCCTTGCTGACAGTGCGTTGGTGGCTGTGCCGGATGCAGGGGATAGCTGA
- a CDS encoding adenylosuccinate synthase, with translation MANVAVIGAQWGDEGKGKVVDWLASRADVVVRFQGGHNAGHTLVVGDQTYKLSLLPSGLVRGKLGIIGNGVVVDPEALLSEIARVSAQGLAVGPETLRIADNATLILPLHGAIDRAREHARGDSKIGTTGRGIGPAYEDKVARRAIRIADLAEPETLSAKLDELLLHHNTLLAGLGADTFEKQLLLDQLLALAPKILPYAEPVWERLDEIKRAGQRILFEGAQAVMLDVDHGTYPFVTSSNTIAATAAGGSGMGPSAVDFVLGIAKAYSTRVGSGPFPTELFDETGELLGDRGHEFGTVTGRRRRCGWFDAVLVRQAVKVGGIQGLALTKLDVLDGLPELKICTGYQINGEMFRRLPASPAAQAAAKPVYESMEGWSGSTQGARSWADLPAQAIKYVRRIEELTEVPVTLLSTSPDRDDTILVKDPFEG, from the coding sequence ATGGCCAATGTTGCCGTGATCGGCGCCCAGTGGGGTGACGAAGGAAAAGGCAAGGTCGTGGACTGGCTAGCCAGCCGCGCCGATGTCGTGGTTCGTTTCCAGGGCGGCCATAATGCGGGCCATACGCTGGTGGTCGGTGATCAGACTTACAAGCTGTCCCTGCTGCCCAGCGGGCTGGTGCGCGGCAAGCTCGGCATCATTGGCAATGGCGTGGTGGTCGATCCGGAGGCACTGCTGTCTGAAATCGCGCGCGTTTCCGCTCAGGGGCTGGCCGTAGGGCCGGAGACTCTGCGGATCGCCGATAATGCGACGCTGATCCTGCCTTTGCACGGTGCTATTGACCGTGCGCGGGAGCATGCGAGGGGTGACAGCAAGATCGGCACCACTGGCCGCGGCATTGGTCCTGCTTATGAGGACAAGGTTGCCCGCCGCGCGATCCGTATCGCCGATCTGGCCGAGCCGGAAACCCTGTCCGCCAAGCTGGACGAGCTGCTGCTGCATCACAACACCCTGCTGGCCGGGTTGGGCGCTGACACTTTCGAGAAGCAGCTGCTGCTCGATCAGCTTCTGGCGCTGGCGCCGAAAATTCTGCCTTATGCGGAACCGGTCTGGGAACGTCTGGATGAAATCAAGCGGGCCGGACAGCGCATCCTGTTCGAAGGGGCGCAGGCGGTCATGCTGGATGTCGATCACGGCACCTATCCCTTCGTGACCAGCAGCAACACCATTGCGGCGACAGCGGCAGGTGGTTCTGGCATGGGGCCGAGTGCGGTTGATTTTGTGCTCGGCATTGCCAAGGCCTATTCCACCCGTGTTGGCTCCGGCCCGTTCCCGACCGAATTGTTCGATGAAACCGGTGAACTGCTCGGTGATCGCGGTCATGAATTCGGCACTGTCACCGGACGTCGCCGCCGCTGCGGCTGGTTCGATGCGGTGCTGGTACGGCAGGCGGTGAAGGTTGGCGGTATTCAGGGTCTGGCCCTGACCAAGCTGGATGTTCTGGACGGTCTGCCGGAGCTGAAAATCTGCACCGGCTATCAGATCAATGGTGAGATGTTCCGTCGTCTGCCTGCTTCTCCGGCGGCTCAGGCGGCAGCCAAGCCGGTTTATGAGTCGATGGAAGGCTGGTCCGGCTCCACGCAGGGCGCGCGTTCCTGGGCCGATCTTCCCGCACAGGCCATCAAATATGTTCGCCGGATTGAGGAACTGACCGAGGTTCCGGTCACACTGCTTTCCACCAGCCCGGATCGGGATGACACCATTCTGGTAAAGGACCCGTTCGAGGGCTGA
- the rpoH gene encoding RNA polymerase sigma factor RpoH: protein MSVASAVIKIAPEGNLSRYLQEIRKYPMLTAEEELDLSRRWRDTEDMGAAHRLVTSHLRLVAKIAMGYRGYGLPVGELISEGNVGMMQAVRRFDPDRGFRLATYAMWWIRAAIQEYILHSWSLVKMGTTAAQKKLFFNLRRLKGQMQAIDDGDLKPEQVSKIATSLNVPEQDVVQMNRRMSAPDHSLNAPLRQEGEGEWQDWLVDDAETQETVLADTEELGGRRTLLANALKTLNDRERHILTERRLKDEPTTLEDLSQHYNISRERVRQIEVRAFEKLQKAMKAEVIEQRRIADQKVEDYQRASAA from the coding sequence CTGTCCGTGGCCTCTGCCGTCATTAAAATCGCGCCTGAGGGCAACCTTTCCCGTTACCTTCAGGAAATTCGTAAATATCCCATGCTCACCGCAGAGGAGGAGCTGGACCTGTCCCGCCGTTGGCGCGACACGGAAGATATGGGTGCGGCCCATCGGCTTGTCACCTCCCATCTTCGTCTCGTCGCGAAAATTGCCATGGGTTATCGCGGCTATGGCCTTCCTGTTGGTGAACTCATCAGCGAAGGCAATGTCGGGATGATGCAGGCGGTCCGCCGGTTCGATCCGGATCGCGGCTTCCGTCTGGCAACCTATGCCATGTGGTGGATCAGAGCCGCCATTCAGGAATATATCCTGCATAGCTGGTCTCTGGTGAAAATGGGCACAACTGCGGCTCAGAAAAAACTGTTCTTCAACCTTCGTCGTCTGAAGGGCCAGATGCAGGCCATTGATGATGGCGATCTGAAGCCGGAGCAGGTGTCCAAAATCGCTACCTCGCTGAATGTGCCGGAGCAGGATGTGGTGCAGATGAACCGCCGCATGTCCGCCCCGGATCACAGCCTGAATGCACCCCTGCGTCAGGAAGGCGAAGGAGAGTGGCAGGACTGGCTGGTTGATGATGCCGAGACACAGGAAACCGTGCTCGCGGATACCGAGGAGCTGGGCGGCCGCAGAACCCTGCTGGCCAATGCCCTGAAAACCCTGAACGATCGCGAACGCCATATCCTGACCGAACGGCGTCTGAAAGATGAGCCGACCACGCTCGAAGATCTGTCGCAGCACTACAATATCTCGCGCGAGCGGGTGCGCCAGATTGAAGTGCGCGCTTTCGAGAAGCTTCAGAAGGCGATGAAGGCTGAAGTCATCGAACAGCGTCGCATAGCGGATCAGAAGGTCGAGGACTATCAACGCGCCAGCGCGGCCTGA
- a CDS encoding RluA family pseudouridine synthase — MPATPPDPSQAEITVSAAPDAVPERIDRFLATHLPDMSRSRLKSLIESGAVHRDGHSVREPAEMVRPGSLYRLRLPVPAPAVPVAQHIAFPILFEDDDLIVLDKPAGMVVHPAPGSPDGTLVNALLAYCGENLPGIGGEKRPGIVHRLDKDTSGVMVVAKTEFALAALSALFAARDLERLYTALAWGVPSPREGDIEGAIGRDPRDRKRMAIVRHGGKPALTHYRTMATWHGAVTRLECKLATGRTHQIRVHLSANGYPIIGDPVYLRRIPAAAKGLDQDIKTALLDFPRQALHAGVLGFRHPRTSENLRFETPLPEDMMSLIDLLDHNS; from the coding sequence ATGCCTGCCACTCCGCCCGATCCAAGCCAAGCAGAAATAACGGTCTCCGCCGCCCCCGACGCGGTACCGGAGCGGATCGACCGTTTTCTGGCCACCCATCTGCCGGATATGAGCCGCTCCCGGCTGAAATCACTGATCGAGAGCGGCGCGGTCCATCGTGATGGGCACAGTGTCCGTGAACCGGCGGAGATGGTTCGTCCCGGCAGCCTATACCGGCTGCGTCTGCCCGTCCCTGCTCCGGCCGTCCCTGTTGCTCAGCACATCGCCTTCCCAATCCTGTTCGAGGATGACGATCTGATCGTGCTCGATAAACCGGCTGGCATGGTCGTACATCCGGCCCCCGGCAGTCCAGACGGCACGCTGGTCAATGCGCTGCTGGCCTATTGCGGGGAGAACCTGCCCGGAATCGGTGGAGAAAAGCGCCCCGGCATTGTGCATCGTCTGGATAAGGATACGTCAGGCGTCATGGTCGTTGCCAAGACGGAGTTTGCTCTGGCAGCCCTTTCCGCGCTGTTTGCGGCGCGTGATCTGGAACGGCTGTATACCGCGCTCGCATGGGGTGTCCCTTCGCCCCGAGAAGGCGATATTGAAGGCGCCATCGGACGCGACCCCAGAGATCGCAAACGCATGGCCATTGTCCGTCATGGCGGCAAACCCGCACTGACCCATTACCGCACCATGGCGACATGGCATGGCGCTGTCACACGGCTGGAATGCAAGCTGGCAACCGGGCGCACGCATCAAATCCGCGTACATCTCTCGGCGAACGGATATCCAATCATCGGTGATCCGGTCTATCTGCGCCGCATTCCAGCCGCTGCGAAGGGGCTGGATCAGGATATCAAAACCGCCCTGCTCGACTTTCCCCGCCAGGCTCTCCATGCCGGCGTACTGGGGTTCAGGCACCCACGAACCAGTGAAAACCTGCGTTTCGAGACGCCTTTGCCGGAAGATATGATGAGTCTTATCGATTTACTCGATCATAATTCATAG
- the pgl gene encoding 6-phosphogluconolactonase, which yields MTNPDAAALPGQLVILDTAQALADHVAAWLAERIQKAQAPVRIALSGGSTPKKLYQTLAQAPWNSQIDWSRVHLYWGDERFVPHDDPDSNFHMTNEALLAHIDIPPSNVFPIPGEGDPVTVAQRYEARMKADYGTNTLDPEKPFFDVVFLGLGEDGHTASLIPGQPILKEREKWVAAVSEGRPEVRISLTYPALESASVIAFLVTGKGKAEIVKAVREGTADVPAAHLHPHGQVIWFTADGAASPE from the coding sequence ATGACCAATCCCGATGCGGCTGCATTGCCAGGACAACTCGTCATTCTGGATACGGCACAGGCTCTTGCTGACCATGTTGCCGCATGGCTGGCCGAGCGCATTCAGAAAGCTCAGGCCCCGGTGCGTATCGCGCTGTCTGGCGGATCAACCCCGAAGAAACTGTATCAGACTCTTGCACAGGCCCCGTGGAACAGCCAGATCGACTGGAGCAGGGTGCATCTTTATTGGGGCGATGAGCGCTTCGTTCCGCATGATGATCCTGACAGCAATTTCCACATGACGAACGAAGCTTTGCTGGCCCATATCGACATTCCGCCCAGCAATGTTTTTCCAATTCCGGGAGAAGGCGATCCTGTCACCGTCGCTCAGCGCTATGAAGCGAGGATGAAGGCGGATTACGGGACCAACACTCTCGACCCGGAAAAGCCATTCTTTGATGTGGTTTTTCTAGGCCTTGGCGAGGATGGCCATACGGCCTCTCTCATTCCCGGTCAGCCTATTTTGAAAGAGCGCGAAAAATGGGTTGCCGCCGTCTCGGAAGGCCGCCCGGAAGTCAGGATCAGCCTCACTTATCCCGCTTTGGAAAGTGCATCCGTGATCGCTTTTCTGGTGACGGGCAAGGGGAAAGCGGAGATTGTCAAAGCCGTTCGTGAAGGCACCGCCGACGTCCCCGCCGCGCATCTACACCCGCATGGTCAGGTGATCTGGTTTACCGCTGACGGAGCTGCCAGTCCCGAATAG
- a CDS encoding Cof-type HAD-IIB family hydrolase — protein sequence MSQNIRLVLSDVDNTLVTKQKVLTPRAVKAVQALRDKGIKFAVTSGRPPVGMRMLFEPLALDTPISGFNGGVITDTALHPILARTLNPNAAKQAVEMLEEAGLDIWVYTEKQWYLRNPDAPHVEREAWTIKSDPAVTDDLFSLLNDTVKIVGVSDDGERVKSAERHIKATLGDQASVNRSQPYYLDITHPDANKGGVVRYLADFYGMEPEHIAVIGDSANDVEMFRVAGFSIAMGQADDEVKAEASAVSSSVEDEGFAKAIEEHFLS from the coding sequence ATGAGCCAGAATATCCGGCTTGTCCTGAGCGACGTCGATAATACCCTCGTCACCAAACAGAAAGTCCTGACACCGCGAGCAGTCAAGGCGGTGCAGGCTTTGCGGGACAAGGGGATCAAATTCGCCGTGACCAGTGGCCGTCCCCCGGTCGGGATGCGGATGCTGTTTGAGCCCCTCGCCCTTGATACGCCGATTTCAGGCTTCAATGGCGGCGTCATCACCGATACCGCGCTTCATCCCATTCTGGCCCGCACCCTCAACCCGAATGCTGCGAAGCAGGCCGTCGAGATGCTGGAAGAGGCCGGTCTGGATATCTGGGTGTATACGGAAAAGCAGTGGTATCTGCGCAATCCCGACGCCCCGCATGTGGAACGGGAAGCCTGGACCATAAAATCCGATCCAGCCGTGACCGATGATCTGTTTTCACTTCTGAACGACACTGTGAAAATCGTGGGTGTCAGCGATGATGGCGAGCGCGTCAAAAGCGCCGAACGCCATATCAAGGCGACACTGGGCGATCAGGCCTCAGTCAATCGGTCTCAACCCTATTACCTCGATATCACGCATCCCGATGCCAACAAGGGGGGCGTGGTGCGTTATCTCGCTGACTTTTATGGCATGGAGCCTGAGCATATTGCGGTGATTGGCGATTCCGCCAATGACGTCGAAATGTTCCGGGTCGCCGGATTCAGCATTGCCATGGGTCAGGCAGATGACGAGGTCAAGGCGGAGGCCAGCGCCGTTAGCAGTTCCGTCGAGGATGAAGGGTTCGCGAAAGCGATAGAGGAGCATTTTCTCTCATGA